From a region of the Apis mellifera strain DH4 linkage group LG2, Amel_HAv3.1, whole genome shotgun sequence genome:
- the LOC724776 gene encoding uncharacterized protein LOC724776 isoform X2, with product MFAIVSVVLNVIVYTIASETPILHRIRRQDFSNENGQVIDKIFNIPITAIKQTATVAQSFNQENSQTIDNVFKIPVSTLEAVGTLVKAASEQRRRNADDAQRMRQERRDRISAVRERQRFQREQLQQQRVKQQLVKKSIKNSNKDPFDLNTLSLLFSNHGVLGSIQGTFGGYKGDQVHGGQGSGGGYQVHEDIEEDTNYSWHGITAGIGTFSGSRPTSTRVTVQNKIAVKDEVPTDHSYDTEQIQNKIAPKIKGNESRHEEDPPLQNKIAPKTNRISFRS from the exons ccGATCCTCCATCGAATAAGGCGAcaagatttttcaaacgagAATGGCCAAGTGATAGACAAGATTTTTAAC ATACCAATTACCGCGATCAAGCAAACTGCAACCGTGGCGCAATCGTTCAATCAGGAAAATTCTCAGACGATCGACAACGTGTTCAAG ATTCCTGTTTCGACTTTGGAAGCTGTTGGAACCCTCGTGAAAGCGGCATCCGAGCAAAGACGACGGAATGCCGACGATGCGCAACGAATGCGACAGGAGAGAAGGGACAGAATATCGGCAGTAAGGGAAAGGCAGAGATTTCAAAGGGAGCAATTGCAACAACAACGCGTGAAACAGCAACTCGTGAAAAAGAGCATCAAAAATAGTAACAAAGATCCTTTCGATTTGAACACGTTGTCTCTGTTGTTTAGCAATCACGGTGTTCTAGGAAGTATTCAAGGGACGTTTGGCGGTTACAAAGGTGATCAAG TTCATGGAGGTCAAGGGAGTGGAGGGGGTTACCAAGTTCACGAAGACATAGAAGAAGATACGAACTATTCCTGGCACGGAATCACGGCGGGAATCGGCACGTTTTCCGGTTCTCGACCAACCAGCACACGCGTCACCGTACAAAATAAGATCGCCGTTAAGGACGAAGTACCAACCGATCATTCCTACGATACGGAACAAATACAGAACAAGATCGCTCCAAAGATCAAAGGGAATGAATCGAGACACGAAGAAGATCCCCCATTGCAGAACAAAATTGCACCCAAGACGAATAGGATATCGTTCAgatcgtaa
- the LOC724776 gene encoding uncharacterized protein LOC724776 isoform X1 has translation MFAIVSVVLNVIVYTIASETPILHRIRRQDFSNENGQVIDKIFNIPITAIKQTATVAQSFNQENSQTIDNVFKIPVSTLEAVGTLVKAASEQRRRNADDAQRMRQERRDRISAVRERQRFQREQLQQQRVKQQLVKKSIKNSNKDPFDLNTLSLLFSNHGVLGSIQGTFGGYKGDQEVHGGQGSGGGYQVHEDIEEDTNYSWHGITAGIGTFSGSRPTSTRVTVQNKIAVKDEVPTDHSYDTEQIQNKIAPKIKGNESRHEEDPPLQNKIAPKTNRISFRS, from the exons ccGATCCTCCATCGAATAAGGCGAcaagatttttcaaacgagAATGGCCAAGTGATAGACAAGATTTTTAAC ATACCAATTACCGCGATCAAGCAAACTGCAACCGTGGCGCAATCGTTCAATCAGGAAAATTCTCAGACGATCGACAACGTGTTCAAG ATTCCTGTTTCGACTTTGGAAGCTGTTGGAACCCTCGTGAAAGCGGCATCCGAGCAAAGACGACGGAATGCCGACGATGCGCAACGAATGCGACAGGAGAGAAGGGACAGAATATCGGCAGTAAGGGAAAGGCAGAGATTTCAAAGGGAGCAATTGCAACAACAACGCGTGAAACAGCAACTCGTGAAAAAGAGCATCAAAAATAGTAACAAAGATCCTTTCGATTTGAACACGTTGTCTCTGTTGTTTAGCAATCACGGTGTTCTAGGAAGTATTCAAGGGACGTTTGGCGGTTACAAAGGTGATCAAG AAGTTCATGGAGGTCAAGGGAGTGGAGGGGGTTACCAAGTTCACGAAGACATAGAAGAAGATACGAACTATTCCTGGCACGGAATCACGGCGGGAATCGGCACGTTTTCCGGTTCTCGACCAACCAGCACACGCGTCACCGTACAAAATAAGATCGCCGTTAAGGACGAAGTACCAACCGATCATTCCTACGATACGGAACAAATACAGAACAAGATCGCTCCAAAGATCAAAGGGAATGAATCGAGACACGAAGAAGATCCCCCATTGCAGAACAAAATTGCACCCAAGACGAATAGGATATCGTTCAgatcgtaa